Proteins found in one Aethina tumida isolate Nest 87 chromosome 1, icAetTumi1.1, whole genome shotgun sequence genomic segment:
- the LOC126265864 gene encoding putative protein TPRXL — translation MIYIFNRMFCSREIASTSNPTSDSNVTSLKAYSAQSEFCSREIASTSNPTSDSNVTSLKAYSAQSEFCSREIASTSNPTSDSNVTSLKAYSAQSEFCSREIASTSNPTSDSNVTSLKAYSAQFEFCSREIASTSNPTSDSNVTSLKAYSAQFEFCSREIAGTSNPTSDSNVTSLKAYSAQFEFCSREIASTSNPTSDSNVTSLKAYSAQFEFCSREIAGTSNPTSDSNVTSLKAYSAQFEFCSREIASTSNPTSDSNVTSLKAYSAQSEFCSREIASTSNPTPDSNITSLKAYSALFESLFFTMVLNVNSVQF, via the exons atgatatatattttcaatcgaATG TTCTGCAGCAGAGAGATTGCAAGTACAAGCAATCCTACATCCGACTCAAATGTAACAAGTCTAAAAGCCTATTCAGCTCAATCCGAG TTCTGCAGCAGAGAGATTGCAAGTACAAGCAATCCTACATCCGACTCAAATGTAACAAGTCTAAAAGCCTATTCAGCTCAATCCGAG TTCTGCAGCAGAGAGATTGCAAGTACAAGCAATCCTACATCCGACTCAAATGTAACAAGTCTAAAAGCCTATTCAGCTCAATCCGAG TTCTGCAGCAGAGAGATTGCAAGTACAAGCAATCCTACATCCGACTCAAATGTAACAAGTCTAAAAGCCTATTCAGCTCAATTCGAG TTCTGCAGCCGAGAGATTGCAAGTACAAGCAATCCTACATCCGACTCAAATGTAACAAGTCTAAAAGCCTATTCAGCTCAATTCGAG TTCTGCAGCAGAGAGATTGCAGGTACAAGCAATCCTACATCCGACTCAAATGTAACAAGTCTAAAAGCCTATTCAGCTCAATTCGAG TTCTGCAGCCGAGAGATTGCAAGTACAAGCAATCCTACATCCGACTCAAATGTAACAAGTCTAAAAGCCTATTCAGCTCAATTCGAG TTCTGCAGCAGAGAGATTGCAGGTACAAGCAATCCTACATCCGACTCAAATGTAACAAGTCTAAAAGCCTATTCAGCTCAATTCGAG TTCTGCAGCCGAGAGATTGCAAGTACAAGCAATCCTACATCCGACTCAAATGTAACAAGTCTAAAAGCCTATTCAGCTCAATCCGAG TTCTGCAGCAGAGAGATTGCAAGTACAAGCAATCCTACACCCGACTCAAATATAACAAGTCTAAAAGCCTATTCAGCTCTATTCGAG AGTTTGTTTTTCACCATGGTTTTAAATGTCAACAGCGTACAATTTTAG